ACGTTCAGCGCCATGACTGTTACCTCATGGCCGGTTCCGGAGCCGGCCACGGCCGCCGCTTCCGCCGTCACCCCTCCTATCGGCAGGATGCGGGGGAGGACCATGGCCCACTGAGCCACCAACACTGCAGCCGCCACCGCAGCCACGATTGCCCGACTCGGCCGGGAGTCCAGCAGGACCGCGCCTACGGCGGCCGCCAGGGCAGCCGCCGTAAACAACAGGGTGGCAGGAAACAGTGACAACAGCTGGATCCATGGGGTGCCGATGTCCCAAGGAATAAGCCGCAATGCCGTCAGCAGAAGACCGGGAAGGCACAGCAGCGCGGACGCGATCCACAAGGAGGCGCTGCCGGCGCTGAACCGCCTGTCCTGGCCGCGTACACCCCCCGTTTGCATATCCCCATTATTGGCGGCGGACCATGTACTTCCAACCAATCGGCGCCGGGAGCCGGCCCGGCTCCGCTGCGGGACCTTTCGCGCCCGCAGAATGGCGGGGGAGGCCCCTGCGATAGTAGACTCGAAGTCGGCTATGACCCGGCTATCACCGGTGAGCTTCCGGAAGAACGCGCAGCAGCCAGTCGTTGGCACGCGGCGTCAGTAGAACCGGACGGGTAAGCCCGTCACAGCAGTAATGAGCGGCCGGCGCTCGGACAGCCCCCCGGGGCGGTTTGGGCGGCGGTAAGTGAGGTGGTACCGCGGTACGCGTGCAGTCGCAAGACGGCACGGGAGCCGTCCTCGCATCCTGAACGGAACGTTTTGTTCGCCAGCTCAACCCAGGATGTCGAGAATGCCGTACTACCCCAAAGCCTCTGCCTCCCCTTCCGGCGCCGCTGCCAGCCACGCGGGCACCGGTGTGTCCGCCTCCGTGAGGTTTCCGGAGATCGAAGAGCGAATCCTGAAGTACTGGGACCAGGACGGCACGTTCCAGGCCAGTATCGACCAACGCAGCGCTGACGCCCCAGGCGGTGAGCCGGGCAGCAATGAGTTCGTCTTCTACGACGGCCCTCCCTTCGCCAACGGCCTGCCGCACTACGGACACCTGCTCACCGGCTACGCCAAGGACCTGGTGGGCCGCTACCAGACACAGCGCGGCAAGCGCGTCGAACGCCGCTTCGGCTGGGACACCCACGGCCTCCCCGCCGAACTTGAGGCCATGAAGCAGCTGGGCATGACTGACAAAACCCAGATCGAAGCGATGGGCATCGACAAGTTCAACGACGCCTGCCGGGCCTCAGTGATGAAGTACGCGGACGAATGGCGCAACTATGTCACCCGCCAGGCGCGCTGGGTGGACTTTGACAACGACTACAAGACCCTCAATGTCGAATACATGGAGTCGGTGCTGTGGGCGTTCAAGCAGCTGCACGAAAAGGGCCTGACCTATAACGGCTACCGGGTGCTGCCGTACTGCTGGAAGGACGAGACACCGCTGTCCAACCATGAACTCCGCATGGATGACGACGTCTATAAGAACCGCCAGGACCAGACCGTCACTGTCACGTTCCCCATCACGGCCGGGGAGACTGAGCTGTCCCGGCAGCTCGCCGGCGTCCAGGCGCTCGCCTGGACCACCACCCCCTGGACGCTGCCCACCAACCTGGCGCTCGCCGTCGGGCCTTCCATCATCTATGCAGTCCTCCCGGCCGGCCCCAAGGGGGTCAAGGCGGCGTCGCCGGAGGCACCCGTCACGGGAAGCTTCCTGCTGGCGGCTGACCTGCTCGGAACCTACGCCAGGGACCTTGGCTATGACGACGTCGAGTCGGCCGAGGCAGCAGTCGTCGCCACCCACACGGGCGCGGAGCTGGAAGGGCTTCAGTACGAGCCGCTCTGGCAGGACTTCGCCGACACCGAGAAGTACGGCACCCAGAACGCGTGGCGCATCCTCGTGGCGGACTATGTCACCACGACCGACGGTACCGGCATCGTCCACCAGGCCCCCGCCTACGGTGAGGATGACCAGAAGGTCTGCGAAGATGCCGGCATCCCCGTGGTGCTGTCAGTGGATGAAGGAGCAAGGTTCCTTTCGCTCTTCAAGCACGGCGACCTGCACGACATCGCGGGCCTCCAGGTCTTCGAGGCGAACAAGCCGATCACGCAGGTGCTGCGGGCCCAGGGCCGCCTGGTCCGGCAGGCCAGCTACGAGCACAGCTACCCGCACTGCTGGCGCTGCCGCAACCCGCTGATCTACCGTGCTGTGTCCTCCTGGTATGTCGAGGTCACCAAGTTCAAAGACCGGATGTCCGAGCTGAACCAGGAAATCAACTGGATCCCCGGCAACGTCAAGGACGGGCAGTTCGGCAAGTGGCTGGCGAACGCCCGCGACTGGTCCATCAGCCGCAATCGCTACTGGGGCAGCCCCATCCCGGTGTGGCAGTCATCGGACCCCGAATTCCCGCGCACCGACGTCTACGGCTCGCTCGCAGAGATCGAGGCCGATTTCGGCCGCCTGCCGCTGAATAAGGAAGGCCAGGTTGACCTGCACCGGCCGTTCATCGACGAGCTGACCAGGCCCAACCCGGATGACCCGCGCACTCCGGAAGAAGGCCAGTCCGTGATGCGCCGGGTGGAGGACGTGCTGGATGTCTGGTTCGACTCCGGCTCCATGCCCTACGGCCAGGTGCACTATCCCTTCCAGAACGAAGCCTGGTTTGATACCCACAACCCGGCGGACTTCATCGTGGAGTACATCGGACAGACCCGCGGCTGGTTCTACATGCTGCACATCCTCTCCACGGCACTGTTCGACCGGCCCGCGTTCCGCAACGTCATCAGCCACGGCATCGTGCTGGGCTCGGACGGACAGAAGATGTCCAAGAGCCTGCGCAACTACCCGGACGTCTCAGAGGTCCTGGACCGTGACGGCTCCGACGCCATGCGCTGGTTCCTGATGTCCAGCCCCATCCTGCGCGGCGGCAACCTGGTGGTCACCGAGCAGGGAATCCGCGACGGCGTCCGCCAGGTCATCCTGCCCCTGTGGAACGTGTACAGCTTCTTCACCCTGTACACCAACGCCGCTGCTGGCGGCAGGGGCTATGTCGCCAAGCTGCGTTACGACGGCTACACCGACACGCTGGACCAGTACCTGCTGGCCAACACCGGCGAACTGGTCCGGAACATGACCGTGCAGTTGGACACCTACGACATCTCCGGCGCTTGCGATGAACTGCGCAGCTACCTGGACATGCTGACCAACTGGTACGTCCGCCGGAGCCGCCAGCGGTTCTTCGACGAGGACCAGGACGCCTTCGATGCGCTCTACACCGCTCTTGAGGCGGTCTGCAGGGTCTCCGCGTCCCTGTTGCCCCTGGTTTCGGAAGAGATCTGGCGGGGCCTGACCGGCCGCCGCTCCGTCCACCTCGCCGACTGGCCTGACGCTGAGCTGTTCCCGGCCAACCCGGACCTGGTGGAAGCCATGAACCGCGTCCAGCAGATCTGCTCCACCGGATCCTCGCTCCGTAAGGCCGCCAACCTCCGCGTCCGGCTGCCGCTGCAGGAACTCACTGTCGTGGCACCCGGCGCCGATGCGCTGGAAGGGTTTGCCGCCGTCGTCGCCGATGAACTGAACCTGCGGTCCGTGCGCCTGCTCGACGCGGACAGCGCGTCCCCGGAGGAGTTCGGCATCGAACAGAAGCTCGTGGTCAACGCACGGGCTGCCGGACCCCGGCTGGGCAAGAACGTCCAGCAGGCCATCAAGGGCTCCAAATCCGGCGACTGGTCTGTCTCCGACGCCGGCGTTGTCACTGCGGGCGGACTGGAGCTGGAACCGCAGGAATACACCCTGGAAACGGTGGTCGCAGAGTCCGACGGCGGATCCGCTTCTGTGGCAGTACTTCCGGGCGGCGGGTTTGTCGTCCTGAATACCGAAGTCACGCCCGAACTTGAGGCCGAGGGGACGGCCAGGGACATGGTCCGCGCCATCCAGCAGGCACGCAAGGACGCCGGGCTGAACGTCAGCGACAGGATCCTGACCACCATCACGGCTGCACAGGAGGTCATCGACGCCCTGGAGGCGAACATGGGACTTGTCAGCACCGAAACGCTGACCGTGGACCT
Above is a window of Arthrobacter pascens DNA encoding:
- the ileS gene encoding isoleucine--tRNA ligase; amino-acid sequence: MPYYPKASASPSGAAASHAGTGVSASVRFPEIEERILKYWDQDGTFQASIDQRSADAPGGEPGSNEFVFYDGPPFANGLPHYGHLLTGYAKDLVGRYQTQRGKRVERRFGWDTHGLPAELEAMKQLGMTDKTQIEAMGIDKFNDACRASVMKYADEWRNYVTRQARWVDFDNDYKTLNVEYMESVLWAFKQLHEKGLTYNGYRVLPYCWKDETPLSNHELRMDDDVYKNRQDQTVTVTFPITAGETELSRQLAGVQALAWTTTPWTLPTNLALAVGPSIIYAVLPAGPKGVKAASPEAPVTGSFLLAADLLGTYARDLGYDDVESAEAAVVATHTGAELEGLQYEPLWQDFADTEKYGTQNAWRILVADYVTTTDGTGIVHQAPAYGEDDQKVCEDAGIPVVLSVDEGARFLSLFKHGDLHDIAGLQVFEANKPITQVLRAQGRLVRQASYEHSYPHCWRCRNPLIYRAVSSWYVEVTKFKDRMSELNQEINWIPGNVKDGQFGKWLANARDWSISRNRYWGSPIPVWQSSDPEFPRTDVYGSLAEIEADFGRLPLNKEGQVDLHRPFIDELTRPNPDDPRTPEEGQSVMRRVEDVLDVWFDSGSMPYGQVHYPFQNEAWFDTHNPADFIVEYIGQTRGWFYMLHILSTALFDRPAFRNVISHGIVLGSDGQKMSKSLRNYPDVSEVLDRDGSDAMRWFLMSSPILRGGNLVVTEQGIRDGVRQVILPLWNVYSFFTLYTNAAAGGRGYVAKLRYDGYTDTLDQYLLANTGELVRNMTVQLDTYDISGACDELRSYLDMLTNWYVRRSRQRFFDEDQDAFDALYTALEAVCRVSASLLPLVSEEIWRGLTGRRSVHLADWPDAELFPANPDLVEAMNRVQQICSTGSSLRKAANLRVRLPLQELTVVAPGADALEGFAAVVADELNLRSVRLLDADSASPEEFGIEQKLVVNARAAGPRLGKNVQQAIKGSKSGDWSVSDAGVVTAGGLELEPQEYTLETVVAESDGGSASVAVLPGGGFVVLNTEVTPELEAEGTARDMVRAIQQARKDAGLNVSDRILTTITAAQEVIDALEANMGLVSTETLTVDLKTVAADVAEPFITVEKTGAQA